A portion of the Acanthopagrus latus isolate v.2019 chromosome 21, fAcaLat1.1, whole genome shotgun sequence genome contains these proteins:
- the dpydb gene encoding dihydropyrimidine dehydrogenase [NADP(+)], whose product MLSKDPPDIENILALNPRVKTHAQIMSTANKKKEKKHWKRNPDRTCDSCVKLENNFDDIKHTTLSERGALREALRCLKCADAPCQKSCPTNLDVKSFITSISNKNYYGAARAILSDNPLGLTCGMVCPTSELCVGGCNLYASEEGPINIGGLQQFATEVFSKMGIPQIRNPELPPANEMPESYHAPIALIGCGPASVSCASFLARLGYDNITIFEKQKYTGGLSTAEIPQFRLPYEVVQFEIDLMKDLGVKVVCEKGLGMNGMTLTSLRQEGFKAVFIGIGLPQANRAKIFQGLTMDQGFFTSKDFLPMVALASKKGMCQCRTSLPELRGVVIVLGAGDTAFDCATSALRCGARRVYVCFRKGFTNIRAVPEEMELAKEEQCEFLPFLSPREVIMKNGRVAGLRFCRTEQTEGGDWLEDEEQVVKLKADYIISAFGSMLNEPKVTEAMSPVKLNRWGTPEVNTDTMQTSEPWVFAGGDIAGLANTSVESVNDGKQASWHIHRHIQSLYGQIVDAVPKLPLFYSAIDQVDISVEVCGIKFPNPFGLASAPPTTSTAMIRRAFEQGWGFALTKTFGLNKDLVTNVSPRIVRGTTSGNVYGPGQGSFLNIELISEKTAAYWCQSVAELKRDFPNNVVISSIMCSYNKEDWTELAKMAENSGADALELNLSCPHGMGERGMGLACGQDPVLVRNICRWVRDAISIPFFAKLTPNVTNIVDIAKAAHEGGADGVTATNTVSGMMGLKADGAPWPSIGKGKRTTYGGVSGNAIRPIALRAVSAIGRAIPGFPILATGGIDSADTGLQFLHAGASVLQVCSAVQNQDFTVIEDYCVGLKALLYLKSLELNGWDGQSPPTDRHQKGKPVPKLEELVGKSLPSFGPYLQQKTEVIADYKKKLRGVQTDVMATTNGRASMPKKPVPAVKDVIARALRYIGAYQELNNMEQVQALIDEEMCINCGKCYMTCNDSGYQAIEFNPETHLPVVSDNCTGCTLCLSVCPIIDCIKMVTRTTPYQPKRGVPVSPVH is encoded by the exons ATGTTGAGTAAAGATCCTCCAGACATTGAG AACATCCTGGCCCTCAATCCCAGGGTGAAGACTCATGCTCAGATCATGTCCACAGCCaacaagaagaaggaaaagaaacactggaaaAGAAACCCTGACAGGACCTGTGAT tcttgTGTGAAGTTAGAGAACAACTTCGACGATATCAAACACACTACACTGAGTGAACGCGGAGCTCTACGAGAAGCATTGAG GTGTCTAAAATGTGCAGATGCTCCCTGTCAGAAGAGCTGCCCCACTAACCTGGACGTCAAATCATTTATTACAAGCATCTCTAATAAG AACTACTATGGAGCAGCGCGGGCCATCTTGTCTGACAACCCCCTGGGTTTGACCTGTGGAATGGTTTGTCCCacatcagagctgtgtgtgggtggctgCAACCTATATGCTTCGGAGGAGGGGCCCATTAATATCGGAGGGTTACAGCAGTTTGCGACGGAG GTGTTCAGTAAGATGGGCATCCCTCAGATCAGGAATCCTGAACTCCCACCAGCCAATGAGATGCCAGAGTCTTACCACGCCCCTAtagctctgattggctgtggccCAGCATCAGTCAGCTGTGCTTCCTTCCTGGCCCGTCTTGGATATGATAACATAACCATATTTGAGAAACAGAAGTACACTGGAGGGCTGAG cacagcagaaatCCCTCAGTTCAGGCTTCCTTACGAGGTTGTCCAGTTTGAAATAGACCTGATGAAGGACTTGGGGGTCAAG GTTGTGTGTGAGAAGGGTCTGGGTATGAATGGAATGACTCTGACGTCCCTGAGACAGGAAGGATTTAAGGCTGTCTTCATCGGGATTG gtcTCCCTCAGGCCAACAGAGCTAAAATCTTCCAGGGTTTAACGATGGATCAAGGCTTCTTCACTTCCAAAGACTTTCTGCCTATGGTGGCCTTAGCCAGCAAGAAAG GCATGTGCCAGTGTCGTACCTCTCTGCCGGAGTTAAGAGGCGTGGTGATCGTTCTGGGGGCCGGTGACACTGCGTTTGACTGCGCCACATCAGCTCTGCGCTGTGGAGCCAGGAGAGTCTACGTGTGCTTCAGGAAGGGCTTCACCAACATCAGAGCTGTTcctgaggag ATGGAGTTGGCTAAGGAGGAGCAGTGTGAGTTCCTGCCTTTCCTGTCTCCTCGTGAGGTCATCATGAAGAACGGCCGGGTTGCCGGGCTACGCTTCTGTCGCACCGAGCAGACTGAAGGGGGAGACTggctggaggatgaggagcaggttgTCAAGCTGAAGGCGGATTACATCATCAGTGCCTTTGGTTCCATGCTCAACGAGCCAAAAG TAACTGAGGCCATGAGTCCAGTGAAGCTAAACCGCTGGGGAACTCCAGAGGTGAACACAGACACCATGCAGACCAGCGAGCCCTGGGTGTTTGCAGGAGGAGACATCGCTGGTTTGGCAAACACTTCAGTGGAATCAGTGAATGATGGCAAACAGGCCTCCTGGCATATTCACAGACACATCCAG TCTCTGTATGGACAGATAGTGGATGCAGTTCCGAAGTTGCCGTTGTTCTACAGTGCCATAGATCAGGTGGACATCAGCGTTGAGGTTTGTGGAATTAAGTTCCCCAACCCGTTTGGCCTGGCGTCCGCTCCTCCCACCACCAGCACAGCTATGATCAGAAGAGCTTTTGAACAAGGATGGGGCTTCGCTCTGACCAAGACGTTTGGACTGAATAAG GATTTGGTGACCAACGTGTCTCCTCGTATTGTGCGTGGCACCACATCAGGTAATGTGTACGGACCAGGTCAAGGCTCCTTCCTCAACATTGAGCTCATCAGTGAGAAGACAGCAGCCTACTGGTGCCAGTCAGTCGCCGAGCTGAAGAGGGACTTCCCAAACAAT GTGGTGATCTCCAGTATCATGTGTAGTTACAACAAGGAAGACTGGACTGAACTAGCCAAGATGGCAGAG aactCAGGGGCAGACGCTCTGGAGCTGAACCTGTCTTGTCCTCATGGAATGGGAGAGAGGGGCATGGGACTGGCCTGTggacag GACCCGGTGTTGGTGCGTAACATCTGTCGCTGGGTGCGTGATGCCATTTCCATTCCATTCTTTGCCAAGCTGACGCCAAACGTTACCAATATTGTTGACATCGCCAAGGCTGCTCATGAAG GTGGAGCGGATGGAGTAACAGCCACCAACACAGTCTCAGGCATGATGGGACTGAAGGCCGACGGCGCCCCCTGGCCGAGCATTGGAAAGGGCAAACGCACCACTTACGGAGGGGTGTCTG GTAATGCCATCAGACCCATTGCTCTCAGAGCCGTATCAGCCATCGGCAGAGCGATTCCTGGTTTCCCAATCTTGGCCACCGGAGGTATCGACTCAGCAGATACTGGACTGCAGTTTCTTCACGCTGGGGCCTCGGTGTTACAG GTGTGCAGTGCAGTACAGAACCAGGACTTCACCGTGATCGAGGACTACTGTGTGG gtctgAAAGCCTTGCTGTACCTGAAGAGCCTGGAGCTGAACGGATGGGATGGTCAATCCCCTccaacagacagacatcagAAGGGAAAACCAGTTCCCAAACTGGAAGAACTTGTTGGAAAG agccTCCCTAGCTTTGGTCCGTACCtccagcagaaaacagaagtcATCGCAGACTACAAGAAAAAGCTCAGAGGCGTTCAAACTGATGTGATGGCAACAACCAACGGCCGGGCCAGCATGCCTAAAAAACCTGTTCCTGCTgtcaag GATGTGATAGCCAGGGCACTGCGCTACATCGGAGCATACCAGGAACTGAACAACATGGAGCAG GTCCAGGCCCTGATCGATGAAGAGATGTGTATCAACTGTGGTAAATGTTATATGACCTGCAATGACTCTGGATACCAG GCTATAGAGTTCAACCCGGAGACCCACCTGCCCGTCGTGAGTGACAACTGTACGGGCTGCACTCTGTGCCTCAGCGTCTGTCCAATCATAGACTGCATCAAGATGGTCACCAGGACAACGCCCTATCAGCCCAAGAGGGGTGTGCCTGTTAGTCCTGTCCACTGA
- the odr4 gene encoding protein odr-4 homolog has translation MGRGYIVEDAVEGYLSKLCEQQPGPVTGLLIGQSSTQRDFVIMATRTPQREESAAAAGSSVDKEWVTEHARQVSRMLPGGLSVLGVFIITDTDAKDTLTTLRQLVFAVENLISLEHLWIPADDEVTDCVTLHVNPKTRKTICRTFDVKDPKSMAKPADWKYQSGVCSSWSMVSCCLNVDMLVPLPTRAGPENMDTSLNEGLKMWAHHIQSGACLIDGKKLPEDTELTGGQKRNVRQTYTAQLLVTPDDLRLPDVVQQCGGSVSVRGVIHSRAYIHSNKPKARLAEKLLKRDVVSTVATRVQMLLEELLVSEQESKGSRKDKQQTEQFCLPRRIFCPVKVSGPVCVCDYQFSDEGQSEVTERLKEMLDIDTTEEDLDTRQEAPSETTKEDVAAEPTVETVEALEPKRNNYFGVAMATAAALLATAASMLYLNDV, from the exons ATGGGTCGTGGCTATATAGTAGAAGATGCTGTGGAGGGATATCTGTCTAAACTGTGTGAACAACAACCAGGTCCAGTCACTGGCCTGCTGATTGGACAG AGTTCAACCCAGAGGGATTTTGTCATCATGGCAACTCGGACACCACAAAGGGAGgagtctgctgcagcagctgggagcTCTGTGGACAAGGAGTGGGTGACAGAGCATGCTCGACAG GTGTCTAGGATGCTCCCCGGGGGCTTGTCTGTATTGGGagtcttcatcatcactgataCTGATGCCAAGGACACACTAACCACACTCAGACAG CTGGTCTTTGCAGTGGAGAACCTGATCTCATTGGAGCATCTATGGATCCCTGCAGATGACGAGGTCACAGACTGCGTCACTCTGCACGTCAACCCCAAAACCAGAAA AACCATCTGCAGAACCTTTGATGTCAAGGACCCCAAG AGTATGGCCAAGCCTGCAGACTGGAAGTACCAATCGGGCGTGTGTTCCTCCTGGAGCATGGTGtcatgttgtttaaatgtggaCATGTTGGTACCACTACCAACCAGAGCCGGTCCAGAGAACATGGATACATCTCTTAAT GAGGGACTGAAAATGTGGGCACACCACATTCAGAGTGGAGCGTGTCTGATCGACGGAAAAAAGCTACCGGAGGACACAGAGCTCACAGGCGGACAG AAGAGGAATGTAAGGCAGACGTACACGGCTCAGCTGCTGGTCACACCG GATGACCTGAGATTACCAGATGTGGTCCAGCAGTGTGGAGGCAGCGTGTCAGTCAGAGGAGTAATCCACAGCAGAGCTTACATACACAGCAATAAACCAAAGGCCAGACTGGCCGAAAAG CTGCTGAAGAGGGATGTGGTTTCCACGGTGGCCACAAGGGTTCagatgctgctggaggagctgctggtatcagagcaggagagcaagggcagcagaaaagacaaacaacagacag AGCAATTCTGTCTCCCTCGGCGTATCTTCTGCCCTGTAAAAGTGAGTgggccggtgtgtgtgtgtgactaccAGTTCAGTGACGAAGGCCAGTCTGAGGTGACTGAGAGGCTGAAGGAGATGCTGGATATTGACACAACCGAGGAAGACTTAGATACCAGGCAGGAAGCACCCTCAGAAACCACAAAGGAAGATGTCGCAGCAG AGCCCACTGTAGAAACTGTTGAAGCCCTTGAACCCAAGAGAAACAACTACTTTG GTGTTGCCATGGCGACTGCTGCCGCCCTGCTTGCCACTGCTGCCTCGATGCTCTATCTCAATGATGTTTAA